One window of the Microvirga mediterraneensis genome contains the following:
- a CDS encoding molybdopterin-binding protein has translation MRFGQVPVEEAVGALAAHSVRAGETVVKKGTLVTPEIAGRLKQAGVETLIAARFEPGDVAEDEAASRLAHALAGSNVVVEAPFTGRSNLYAETSGVLVIDADSIHGLNAVDEAMTAATLPAYKPVVAGEMIGTVKIIPYAIPEDLLEKGIARAGSGALRIAPYRRRHVGVVSTLLPGLKPSVVDKTLAALGRRLEPAQARIVQDCRVPHEAASLAEELALQAKGQADLIVVFGASAIADRRDVIPSAIEMAGGRVEHFGMPVDPGNLLLVGSIAGKPVIGAPGCARSPKENGFDWILHRLLADVPVTRADIMSLGVGGLLMEIVSRPQPRAGGESAGEE, from the coding sequence GTGAGGTTCGGACAGGTTCCGGTCGAGGAGGCCGTCGGGGCCTTGGCGGCTCACAGCGTCCGGGCCGGCGAGACGGTCGTGAAGAAAGGGACCCTCGTCACACCCGAGATCGCCGGGCGGCTGAAACAGGCCGGAGTCGAGACCCTCATCGCAGCCCGTTTCGAACCCGGCGACGTCGCCGAAGACGAGGCGGCTTCCCGGCTCGCGCATGCTCTTGCGGGAAGCAACGTCGTCGTCGAAGCCCCTTTCACGGGGCGCTCCAATCTATATGCCGAAACCTCCGGCGTTCTCGTCATCGACGCCGATTCCATCCACGGCCTCAACGCGGTCGACGAGGCCATGACGGCCGCCACCCTGCCGGCCTACAAGCCTGTCGTCGCGGGAGAAATGATCGGCACCGTCAAGATCATTCCTTATGCCATTCCGGAGGACCTGCTGGAGAAGGGCATCGCGCGGGCCGGAAGCGGAGCCCTGCGCATCGCGCCCTACAGGCGGCGTCACGTCGGTGTCGTCTCGACGTTGCTTCCCGGCCTCAAGCCGAGCGTCGTCGACAAGACCCTGGCCGCGCTCGGCCGGAGACTGGAGCCCGCGCAGGCGCGGATCGTGCAGGATTGCCGCGTGCCGCACGAAGCCGCTTCCCTGGCCGAGGAACTGGCTCTCCAGGCGAAGGGGCAGGCGGATCTCATCGTCGTCTTCGGAGCCTCGGCCATCGCCGACCGCCGCGACGTCATTCCCTCGGCCATCGAGATGGCCGGCGGACGGGTGGAGCATTTCGGCATGCCGGTCGATCCGGGAAATCTGCTTCTCGTGGGCTCCATCGCCGGCAAGCCCGTCATCGGCGCGCCCGGCTGCGCCCGGTCCCCGAAGGAGAACGGCTTCGACTGGATCCTGCACCGCCTTCTGGCCGATGTGCCGGTGACCCGGGCGGACATCATGTCCCTCGGGGTCGGGGGGCTTCTTATGGAGATCGTCTCCAGGCCGCAGCCGCGGGCAGGCGGCGAGAGCGCGGGCGAGGAATGA
- a CDS encoding AraC family transcriptional regulator, protein MPAPLMEPLVDGMAWSGFDHAVRHARGGAAAVFQAIDVPLTVIDRPGKRMEFRKYVAFFEVAARLTGDPLFGLRFGAGTRAPRSGLPGYLVMNARSCRDAIRDLAWTLPTLVGGVQVELVEDREPPAILWSIVADIGPATQFTSHANAYFVRMLQAHRGRSWRPIRVLYAMPEPKRADRYREILGCPVLFDAPVNAIEIRRDDLRAEKTDGDPRLHALLSTYAQYLSERDIPAAGFDGLIRMAIRDGITLGQADLSFVAERLKMSRRSLQRALAGRGLSFSELRDDERFALARSLLETADRPIGEIAAHLGYAEVSAFSRAFRHRFGMSPRSARRRASVAPGSA, encoded by the coding sequence ATGCCTGCACCCCTTATGGAGCCCCTGGTCGATGGGATGGCCTGGTCCGGCTTCGACCATGCGGTGCGGCACGCCCGTGGCGGAGCGGCGGCGGTCTTCCAGGCCATCGACGTCCCACTCACGGTGATCGACCGCCCCGGCAAGCGGATGGAGTTCCGCAAATACGTCGCCTTCTTCGAGGTCGCCGCCCGCCTGACCGGCGACCCGCTGTTCGGCCTCCGGTTCGGCGCGGGAACCCGGGCGCCGCGCTCCGGCCTTCCCGGCTATCTGGTGATGAACGCGCGTTCCTGTCGCGACGCCATCCGGGACCTCGCCTGGACCTTGCCGACCCTGGTCGGAGGCGTCCAGGTCGAGCTGGTCGAGGACCGGGAGCCCCCGGCGATCCTCTGGTCCATCGTTGCGGATATCGGCCCGGCCACCCAGTTCACCAGCCACGCCAACGCCTATTTCGTGCGCATGCTCCAGGCTCATCGCGGCCGATCCTGGCGGCCGATCCGGGTGCTCTACGCCATGCCGGAGCCCAAGCGAGCGGATCGATACCGCGAGATCCTGGGATGCCCCGTCCTGTTCGACGCGCCGGTGAACGCCATCGAGATCCGCCGCGACGATCTCCGGGCAGAAAAGACCGATGGGGATCCGCGCCTGCACGCGTTGCTGTCGACCTACGCCCAATATCTCTCGGAACGCGACATTCCCGCCGCCGGCTTCGACGGCCTGATCCGCATGGCCATCCGCGACGGCATCACGCTGGGTCAGGCCGATCTCTCCTTCGTGGCCGAGCGGCTGAAAATGTCGCGGCGGAGTCTGCAACGGGCGCTCGCCGGGCGCGGCCTGTCGTTCAGCGAACTGCGCGACGACGAACGCTTCGCTCTGGCGCGCTCGCTCCTCGAAACAGCGGATCGGCCGATCGGAGAGATCGCGGCCCATCTCGGCTATGCCGAAGTGTCGGCCTTCTCGCGAGCATTCCGTCACCGCTTCGGCATGAGCCCGCGTTCGGCACGCCGGCGGGCGAGCGTCGCGCCTGGATCGGCCTGA
- a CDS encoding fatty acid--CoA ligase: MPKSGDIPACEGTGEARCTAPTKLIEHAPSAYSYPLLIKHLLHTPLRHAPDQEIVYRDRVRYDYRTFDRRIRRLAGALAGRGVRPGDTVGVLDWDSHRYLECYFAVPSMGAVLHMVNIRLSPEQVLYTINHAQDDVLLVHADFLPLIESIRDRIERVRTIVVMVDDYEVPATSLEVGGEYEALLAAAPEDYDFPDFDENTRATTFYTTGTTGLPKGVYFSHRQLVLHTLAGAAAFGASAEQGRLHRGDVYMPITPMFHVHAWGFPFIATMLGVKQVYPGRYAPETLLTLIETEKVTFSHCVPTLLHMLLTSPAGANTDLRAWKVVVGGSALPKGLARAAYDRGIDVFTGYGMSETCPLLTVAQLTPAMLDEPADQQVENRTQTGLPIPLVDLRVVDAEMNDVPRDGKSTGEVVVRSPWLTQGYFGDPAQSEALWQGGYLHTNDVGFIHPSGSLQITDRLKDVIKTGGEWISSLEIEDILSQHPGVGEVAVIGVPDDKWGERPLAIVVPKAGHEGSLTQGLLEAHLAAYADKGLISKWAVPDRIVFTTAIMRTSVGKTNKKALREFYAQQAGEGSGA, from the coding sequence ATGCCCAAGTCAGGCGACATCCCGGCGTGTGAAGGGACCGGCGAGGCTCGTTGCACCGCGCCGACCAAGCTCATCGAGCACGCGCCGTCCGCGTACAGCTATCCGCTCCTCATCAAGCATCTTCTCCATACTCCCCTGCGGCACGCCCCGGACCAGGAAATCGTGTACCGCGACCGGGTGCGATATGATTACCGGACGTTCGACCGGCGGATCAGGCGCCTCGCCGGCGCCCTGGCGGGCCGGGGCGTCAGGCCGGGCGATACGGTCGGCGTGCTGGACTGGGACAGCCACCGCTACCTGGAATGCTACTTCGCCGTCCCGAGCATGGGCGCGGTGCTTCACATGGTGAACATCCGCCTGTCGCCGGAGCAGGTGCTCTACACGATCAACCACGCGCAGGACGACGTCCTCCTGGTTCACGCCGATTTTCTGCCGCTCATCGAGAGCATCCGGGACCGGATCGAGCGGGTCAGAACGATCGTCGTCATGGTGGACGACTACGAGGTGCCTGCGACCTCGCTCGAGGTCGGCGGCGAATACGAGGCGCTGCTCGCCGCCGCGCCCGAGGACTACGACTTTCCCGACTTCGACGAGAACACCCGCGCCACGACCTTCTACACCACCGGCACGACGGGCCTGCCGAAGGGCGTCTATTTCAGCCACCGACAGCTCGTGCTCCATACCCTCGCCGGGGCGGCGGCCTTCGGCGCGTCGGCGGAGCAGGGGAGGCTGCATCGGGGCGACGTGTACATGCCGATCACGCCCATGTTCCACGTCCATGCCTGGGGCTTTCCCTTCATCGCCACCATGCTGGGCGTGAAGCAGGTCTATCCCGGCCGCTATGCGCCCGAAACGCTGCTCACGCTCATCGAAACCGAGAAGGTGACCTTCTCCCACTGCGTTCCGACCCTGCTCCACATGCTTCTGACGAGCCCGGCCGGCGCGAACACCGACCTCCGGGCCTGGAAGGTGGTCGTCGGCGGCTCGGCCCTGCCCAAGGGCCTCGCCCGGGCGGCGTATGACCGGGGCATCGACGTCTTTACAGGTTACGGAATGTCCGAGACCTGTCCTCTCCTGACCGTGGCGCAGCTCACGCCCGCGATGCTGGACGAGCCGGCTGACCAACAGGTCGAGAACCGGACCCAGACGGGCCTGCCGATCCCCCTGGTGGACCTGCGGGTCGTCGATGCGGAGATGAACGACGTTCCACGCGACGGCAAAAGCACGGGCGAGGTGGTGGTGCGATCACCCTGGCTGACACAAGGCTATTTTGGGGATCCTGCGCAGTCCGAAGCCCTCTGGCAGGGGGGCTATCTGCATACCAACGACGTCGGCTTCATCCACCCGTCCGGGTCTCTGCAGATCACGGACCGGCTGAAGGATGTGATCAAGACCGGCGGCGAGTGGATCTCGTCCCTGGAGATCGAGGACATCCTGTCCCAGCATCCCGGCGTCGGCGAGGTCGCGGTCATCGGCGTGCCGGATGACAAGTGGGGAGAGCGGCCGCTGGCCATCGTCGTTCCCAAGGCCGGTCATGAAGGCAGCCTCACGCAGGGGCTGCTGGAAGCGCACCTTGCCGCCTATGCCGACAAAGGCCTGATCTCCAAATGGGCCGTGCCGGACCGGATCGTCTTCACGACGGCGATCATGCGGACCAGCGTCGGCAAGACCAACAAGAAGGCCCTGCGGGAATTCTACGCGCAGCAGGCCGGCGAAGGATCAGGGGCGTGA
- a CDS encoding MaoC/PaaZ C-terminal domain-containing protein produces the protein MTAGTCRAQEHNTGDLSPEDYRLGTLERFVGHDFGVSDWVLIDQDRIERFAACTGDSQWIHVEAERARRESPFGGTIAHGNLIVSMLPRFAYDLGVVPRDAGIVINYGADRIRFTAPVRSGSRIRSRIVLLAAEARGEDRVLATARYTVEIEGADRPALVADILTLFAAR, from the coding sequence GTGACCGCGGGGACGTGCCGCGCCCAGGAGCACAACACCGGCGACCTGTCTCCCGAAGACTATCGCCTGGGCACATTGGAGCGTTTCGTCGGACACGATTTCGGTGTCTCGGATTGGGTCCTGATCGACCAGGACCGGATCGAGCGCTTCGCCGCCTGTACCGGCGACAGCCAGTGGATCCACGTGGAGGCCGAGCGGGCGAGGCGCGAAAGCCCGTTCGGCGGCACCATCGCCCATGGCAATCTGATCGTCTCGATGCTCCCCCGGTTCGCCTACGACCTCGGTGTGGTGCCGCGGGATGCCGGTATCGTCATCAATTACGGGGCGGACCGGATCCGGTTCACGGCGCCGGTCAGGTCGGGCTCGCGCATCCGCAGCCGGATCGTGCTCCTGGCCGCGGAGGCCAGGGGGGAGGACCGCGTCCTCGCCACGGCCCGCTACACGGTCGAGATCGAAGGCGCGGACAGGCCCGCCCTGGTCGCCGACATCCTGACGCTCTTCGCAGCCCGATGA
- a CDS encoding TRAP transporter substrate-binding protein gives MKRRQFMQAAAVGAAATAVAAPAIAQSMPELKWRLQSGFPKSLDTIYGGAEVIAKFVSEATDGKFQIQPFAAGEIVGTAQIADAVGNGTVEMGHTCSFYHFGKDPTFAIGTAIPFGLNARQMNAWLYQGGGNDLLNEFYAKHNLYGMPAGNSGVQMGGWFRKEIKTPQDMQGLKVRIGGLAGMVMQKLGAVPQQIPGGDIYPALERGTIDAAEWIGPYDDEKLGFAKVAPYYYYPAFWEGGPSIHLFINQAKWKELPKAYQSILTAATGYANTDMLAKYDAKNPAALRRLLGAGTQLRPLSQEILEAAYKAASEVFDEVSAKNADFKKVYESYRAFRNEEYLWFQVAEYAYDTFMIRARARG, from the coding sequence ATGAAACGTCGTCAATTTATGCAGGCCGCAGCGGTTGGGGCCGCCGCGACCGCCGTCGCCGCCCCGGCCATCGCCCAGTCGATGCCCGAGCTGAAGTGGCGCCTGCAGTCCGGCTTCCCCAAATCCCTCGACACCATCTACGGCGGCGCCGAAGTGATCGCGAAGTTCGTCTCCGAGGCGACGGACGGCAAGTTCCAGATCCAGCCCTTCGCGGCCGGTGAAATCGTCGGCACCGCCCAGATCGCCGACGCGGTCGGCAACGGCACCGTCGAGATGGGTCATACCTGCTCGTTCTATCACTTCGGCAAGGACCCGACTTTCGCCATCGGCACCGCCATCCCGTTCGGCCTCAATGCCCGCCAGATGAATGCCTGGCTCTATCAGGGCGGCGGCAACGACCTGCTGAACGAATTCTATGCCAAGCACAACCTCTACGGCATGCCGGCCGGCAACAGCGGCGTGCAGATGGGTGGCTGGTTCCGCAAGGAGATCAAGACTCCGCAGGACATGCAGGGATTAAAGGTCCGCATCGGCGGTCTTGCCGGCATGGTGATGCAGAAGCTCGGCGCGGTACCGCAGCAGATCCCCGGCGGCGACATCTATCCGGCTCTGGAGCGCGGCACCATCGACGCCGCCGAGTGGATCGGACCCTACGACGACGAGAAGCTCGGCTTCGCCAAAGTGGCGCCGTACTACTACTATCCGGCCTTCTGGGAAGGTGGCCCGTCGATCCACCTTTTCATCAACCAAGCCAAGTGGAAGGAGCTGCCAAAGGCCTACCAGTCAATCCTGACGGCGGCGACGGGCTACGCCAATACCGACATGCTGGCGAAATACGACGCCAAGAATCCGGCTGCCCTGCGCCGCCTTCTCGGCGCCGGCACACAGCTTCGCCCTCTCTCGCAGGAGATTCTCGAAGCTGCCTACAAGGCCGCCAGCGAGGTCTTCGATGAGGTCTCGGCCAAGAACGCCGACTTCAAGAAAGTGTATGAGAGCTATCGGGCATTCCGGAACGAGGAGTATCTCTGGTTCCAAGTGGCCGAATACGCCTACGACACCTTCATGATCCGCGCCCGCGCCCGCGGGTGA
- a CDS encoding Crp/Fnr family transcriptional regulator: MQPAMISSRLRERIAGNNLLSALRPEDLAIVAPSLQEWEGEAGAKLYQPGDEVRFVYFPCGPSLVSFVVELEDGLTVETALIGREGAVGGIVSQGRLPAFARSEIQFPGPFLRLSTADLEEFEVRSPSLRQLFARYADCMLAQVFQSVACNAVHTIEQRTVKWLLAAIDRTGDHDIPLTQEQLASMMGVGRSYVSRVIQSLKRRHLLETRRGGVRVRDLDRLDGLSCGCNNALRRHFDQVLAGVYPTVEESSAQKAEAGGKRPGSRMKA; the protein is encoded by the coding sequence ATGCAGCCTGCCATGATCTCGTCGCGCCTCAGGGAACGAATTGCCGGCAACAATCTTCTGAGCGCTCTCAGGCCCGAAGACCTGGCCATCGTGGCGCCTTCGCTTCAGGAATGGGAGGGCGAAGCCGGAGCCAAGCTCTACCAGCCTGGGGATGAGGTCAGGTTCGTTTATTTTCCCTGCGGGCCCAGCCTGGTCTCGTTCGTGGTCGAGCTTGAGGACGGCCTCACGGTGGAGACGGCCCTGATCGGACGTGAGGGAGCGGTCGGCGGTATCGTAAGCCAAGGACGCCTTCCGGCCTTCGCCCGTTCGGAGATCCAGTTCCCAGGTCCGTTCCTGCGCCTCTCGACCGCGGATCTCGAGGAGTTCGAGGTGCGATCACCGAGTCTGCGTCAATTGTTTGCCCGCTACGCGGATTGCATGCTGGCGCAGGTGTTCCAGTCAGTGGCGTGCAATGCGGTCCATACGATCGAGCAGCGGACGGTGAAATGGCTGCTGGCGGCGATCGATCGAACCGGGGATCACGACATTCCCCTCACCCAGGAACAGCTGGCCAGCATGATGGGTGTCGGGCGAAGCTATGTCAGCCGGGTCATTCAATCCCTGAAGCGCCGGCATCTGCTGGAGACACGGAGAGGTGGCGTCAGGGTCCGCGATCTGGATCGTCTCGATGGCCTGTCGTGCGGCTGCAACAATGCTCTGCGCCGTCATTTCGACCAGGTGCTGGCAGGCGTCTATCCTACTGTCGAGGAGAGCTCGGCCCAGAAGGCCGAGGCAGGCGGCAAGCGCCCGGGCTCACGGATGAAGGCTTGA
- a CDS encoding ATPase domain-containing protein, whose product MTFPSHSDATPIPTGVPGLDDILAGGYAANRAHLIEGRPGSGKTTLGMQFLLAGAKQGERCLYITLSESKRELLSVASRHGWDLDGIEIFELVPPELSLDPQQQQSLVYSSDLELGETVRMALAEIERVKPNRVVFDSLSEIRLLSQGSLRYRRQVLALKSYFLLNDATVLMLDDLTSEQDDLNLHSISHAVIRLEQVVPAYGSERRRLSVTKMRGTAFRGGYHDLVIERGGLRIFPRLVASDHHTSFAFETIPSSIDELDTLLGGGLSRGTSTLVVGPSGAGKSTLALGYLWAALERGEPGLMVSFDETIGILMQRAMGVGFDLTHHVESGRLRIEQIDPANVSPGEFSGRVRDAVEQGGAKIVAIDSLTGYLNAMPEQPFIVLQMHELLTYLNQQGVVTILILAQHGMVGHMVSPIDLTYLSDAVVLLRFFEADGRIRRALSVVKRRTGAHEDTIREFRIDSQGLRVGPPLEQFRGVLTGVPTFEGRRTSLLEERETDNDAGR is encoded by the coding sequence ATGACGTTTCCGTCGCATTCCGATGCCACTCCGATTCCGACCGGGGTTCCAGGCCTCGACGATATTCTCGCAGGCGGGTATGCCGCCAACCGGGCTCATCTCATCGAGGGGCGGCCCGGTTCCGGCAAGACGACGCTGGGGATGCAGTTTCTCCTCGCGGGCGCAAAACAAGGGGAACGCTGCCTCTACATCACCCTGTCAGAGAGCAAGCGGGAGCTCCTGTCCGTCGCCTCCCGGCATGGCTGGGATCTGGATGGCATCGAGATCTTCGAGCTGGTTCCACCGGAACTGAGCCTCGATCCGCAACAGCAGCAGAGCCTCGTCTATTCCTCCGATCTGGAACTCGGGGAGACGGTGCGCATGGCACTGGCGGAGATCGAGCGGGTGAAGCCGAACCGGGTCGTGTTCGACTCCCTGTCTGAAATCCGGCTCTTGTCCCAGGGTTCCCTGCGCTATCGGCGGCAGGTGCTGGCCCTGAAAAGCTATTTTCTGCTCAACGACGCCACGGTGTTGATGCTCGACGACCTCACATCCGAGCAGGACGATCTCAATCTGCACTCGATCAGCCATGCGGTCATCCGCCTCGAGCAGGTTGTTCCCGCCTACGGATCGGAGAGGCGCCGGCTCAGTGTCACCAAGATGCGCGGCACCGCTTTCCGGGGCGGCTATCATGATCTCGTCATCGAGCGGGGAGGGTTGCGGATCTTCCCGCGCCTCGTGGCATCCGATCACCACACCTCATTCGCCTTTGAGACGATCCCCAGCAGCATCGACGAGCTCGACACCCTTCTTGGAGGGGGCTTGAGCCGCGGAACGAGCACCCTTGTGGTGGGCCCCTCGGGCGCGGGCAAGTCCACGCTTGCGCTCGGCTATCTCTGGGCTGCCTTGGAACGCGGTGAACCGGGCCTGATGGTCAGCTTCGACGAGACGATCGGCATCCTGATGCAAAGGGCGATGGGCGTCGGCTTCGACCTGACGCACCATGTGGAATCCGGACGATTGCGCATCGAGCAGATCGATCCGGCCAATGTCTCGCCCGGCGAATTCTCCGGCCGGGTGCGGGACGCGGTGGAGCAGGGCGGTGCGAAGATCGTGGCGATCGACAGCCTGACCGGATACTTGAACGCCATGCCGGAGCAGCCCTTCATCGTGCTCCAGATGCACGAACTGCTCACTTACCTGAACCAGCAGGGCGTGGTGACGATCCTGATCCTGGCGCAGCATGGAATGGTCGGCCACATGGTCTCGCCGATCGACCTGACCTACCTGAGCGATGCAGTCGTGCTACTTCGCTTCTTCGAGGCCGACGGGCGGATCCGAAGAGCTTTGTCGGTGGTGAAGCGACGCACGGGTGCGCATGAAGATACGATCCGCGAGTTTCGGATCGACAGCCAGGGTTTGCGCGTTGGTCCGCCACTGGAGCAGTTCCGGGGTGTGTTGACAGGCGTACCGACATTCGAGGGCCGGCGCACCTCGCTTCTTGAGGAGCGTGAGACCGACAATGACGCAGGCCGATGA
- a CDS encoding sensor histidine kinase: MTQADEVSVLILAPHGRDGTVAAAILGEVGIKATTCSNLEALVMGLDVAACGVITEEALLSADRRELAGWVERQPPWSDFPFILLTHRGGSPVEHLTELLGNVTVLERPFHPTVLVNAVRSALRARQRQREVEAYLEERQRTHERQALLIRELHHRVKNTLATVQGLLGATARSTRSVDEFYNSFSDRIVSLSNTHNLLTEDYWQTAPLIEMFRNELSHYDDGAQRRITLDGPPVELSADLAVPVGMAVHELTTNAAKHGALSVPGGQITVVWAVRDLETGRRLDIKWLERGGPPVEKPSRKGFGSTLLHRVLTHQCHATISIAYDREGLSCHMDIPLVEERLVPEY; the protein is encoded by the coding sequence ATGACGCAGGCCGATGAGGTGTCCGTGCTGATCCTCGCCCCACATGGGCGGGACGGCACGGTGGCAGCGGCCATTCTCGGCGAAGTCGGAATCAAAGCCACAACCTGCTCCAACCTCGAGGCGCTCGTCATGGGGCTGGATGTGGCCGCCTGCGGGGTGATCACGGAGGAGGCGCTGCTCAGCGCCGACCGGCGGGAGCTTGCCGGGTGGGTCGAGCGACAGCCGCCCTGGTCCGATTTTCCGTTCATTCTGCTGACCCATCGCGGCGGCTCGCCGGTGGAGCACCTGACCGAGCTGCTCGGGAACGTGACGGTGCTGGAGCGTCCGTTTCATCCGACGGTCCTGGTGAATGCCGTACGATCGGCCCTGCGGGCGCGTCAGCGACAGAGGGAAGTGGAAGCCTATCTTGAGGAGCGGCAGCGGACGCACGAGCGTCAGGCACTCCTGATCCGTGAGCTGCATCACCGGGTCAAGAATACTCTTGCGACCGTGCAGGGGCTGCTTGGGGCTACGGCCCGTTCCACGCGCTCCGTCGATGAGTTCTACAATTCCTTCTCGGATCGGATCGTGTCCCTGTCCAATACGCACAATCTCCTCACGGAGGATTACTGGCAGACGGCGCCGCTGATCGAGATGTTCAGGAATGAGCTGTCCCATTACGATGACGGCGCGCAGCGGCGGATCACCCTCGATGGTCCGCCCGTGGAGCTTTCGGCCGATCTGGCCGTGCCGGTCGGTATGGCCGTTCATGAGCTGACGACGAATGCGGCCAAACACGGGGCGCTCTCGGTTCCAGGCGGGCAGATCACAGTGGTTTGGGCGGTGCGTGACCTGGAGACAGGGCGCCGACTTGACATCAAGTGGCTGGAGCGTGGCGGTCCGCCGGTCGAGAAGCCCAGCCGCAAAGGCTTCGGGTCCACGTTGCTGCATCGGGTTCTGACCCATCAGTGCCACGCGACGATCAGCATCGCCTATGACCGCGAGGGACTATCCTGTCACATGGATATTCCTCTCGTCGAGGAAAGGCTCGTGCCGGAGTACTGA